Proteins found in one Columba livia isolate bColLiv1 breed racing homer chromosome 11, bColLiv1.pat.W.v2, whole genome shotgun sequence genomic segment:
- the TNFAIP8L3 gene encoding tumor necrosis factor alpha-induced protein 8-like protein 3, producing MDSDSGELSEGELVSPAGPDCFSSKNLALQAQKKILSKMASKTMANMLIDDTSSEIFDELYKVTKEHTRNKKEAHKIMKDLIKVAIKIGILYRNNQFNQEELEIVDKFRKKLNQTAMTIVSFYEVEYTFDRNVLAELLNECKDLVHELVGRHLTPRSHGRINHVFNHFADVEFLTALYSLDGDCRPYLKKICDGINKLLDEKVL from the coding sequence GTCCTGACTGTTTCAGTTCCAAGAATCTTGCCCTGCAAGCCCAGAAAAAGATCCTGAGCAAAATGGCATCCAAAACCATGGCTAACATGCTGATCGATGACACAAGCAGCGAGATCTTCGATGAGCTGTACAAAGTAACAAAGGAacacacaagaaacaaaaaggaagccCATAAAATAATGAAGGACCTGATTAAAGTGGCAATAAAAATCGGGATCCTCTATCGAAATAATCAGTTCAACCAAGAAGAGCTGGAAATCGTGGACAAGTTCAGGAAGAAGCTGAACCAAACTGCCATGACAATCGTCAGCTTCTACGAGGTAGAATACACTTTTGACAGAAACGTTCTTGCAGAACTTCTGAATGAATGTAAAGACCTTGTGCATGAACTAGTAGGTCGACACCTGACCCCGAGATCCCACGGCCGCATCAACCACGTCTTCAATCACTTTGCGGACGTGGAGTTTCTAACCGCCCTGTACAGCCTCGATGGGGATTGCCGGCCGTACCTCAAAAAGATCTGCGATGGCATCAACAAACTACTTGATGAAAAGGTCCTTTGA